In a single window of the Azospirillum thiophilum genome:
- a CDS encoding response regulator transcription factor, whose product MIKVLLVDDDVELTAMLVEYLAQENFAADAVHNGEDGVAAALGGGYSIVVLDVMMPRLSGIEALRRIRQSSPIPVLMLTARGDNIDRITGLDLGADDYVPKPCTPGELVARLRAILRRTEPQPAAAATASVQAGPLLLWPGSRTATLAGRPLDLTGTEFNLLEALARRAGQLISKQDLSQRAMGRPLSPFDRRIDVHISSIRQKLGTRDDGRSWIQTVRGMGYQLVAD is encoded by the coding sequence ATGATCAAGGTCTTGCTCGTCGACGACGACGTCGAACTGACGGCGATGCTCGTCGAATATCTGGCACAGGAGAACTTCGCGGCCGACGCCGTCCACAACGGCGAGGACGGCGTCGCCGCGGCGCTCGGCGGCGGCTATTCCATCGTGGTGCTGGACGTGATGATGCCGCGCCTCAGCGGCATCGAGGCGCTGCGCCGCATCCGCCAGTCCAGCCCGATTCCCGTGCTGATGCTGACCGCGCGCGGCGACAACATCGACCGCATCACCGGCCTCGACCTCGGCGCCGACGATTATGTGCCGAAGCCCTGCACCCCTGGCGAGCTGGTGGCGCGCCTGCGCGCCATCCTGCGCCGCACCGAGCCGCAGCCGGCAGCCGCCGCGACCGCCTCCGTCCAGGCCGGCCCGCTGCTGCTGTGGCCCGGCAGCCGCACCGCCACGCTGGCCGGCCGGCCGCTCGACCTGACCGGCACCGAGTTCAACCTGCTGGAGGCGCTGGCCCGCCGGGCCGGCCAGCTCATCAGCAAGCAGGACCTGTCGCAACGCGCGATGGGCCGCCCGCTCAGCCCCTTCGACCGCCGCATCGACGTCCACATCAGCAGCATCCGGCAGAAGCTGGGCACGCGCGACGACGGCCGGTCTTGGATCCAGACGGTGCGCGGCATGGGCTATCAGCTGGTTGCCGACTGA
- a CDS encoding ATP-binding protein, with translation MMPRPSLRPLRLDLGGLFWKLFLSLWLAMMLSFAGGVSYLHLAGYRDATDSLDAVRTGVLLSTAEGLLARTGTDAAVSAIAGWNADPAAPPVALVADDGRRLVGSPAAVAGAGGHRRTVLGADGRRYILAAAVEPAGAPGPRPSVLVPLVSGGVVALLFSGLLAWSLSRPLRTLSWALHAVARGDFATRVHHRMGGSRDEIAALGADFDRMADRLQQLVEGRQRLLHDISHELRSPLTRMQAAIGLLRQNPAKTAAMIERIDREAERLDAMVGELLTLARLEVGSGVIARERVDLVELLAAIAEDATFEAEACGRGVRFAADGQFVCTVAAEVLCRAFENIIRNAVKFTAAGTVVEVAVKPLADGGLGVEVVDHGPGVPAEMLDRIFEPFLRLDGSGSGAGTAGGFGLGLAIARRAIESHGGTVRAAASPQGGLAVTVTLPAALSAAPAIAPAAAPAAGAAV, from the coding sequence ATGATGCCCCGCCCCTCCCTGCGCCCGCTCCGCCTCGATCTGGGCGGCCTGTTCTGGAAGCTGTTCCTGTCGCTGTGGCTAGCGATGATGCTGTCCTTCGCCGGCGGCGTCTCCTACCTGCATCTGGCCGGCTACCGCGACGCGACGGACAGTCTGGACGCGGTGCGGACCGGCGTGCTGCTGTCGACGGCGGAAGGGCTGCTGGCCCGCACCGGCACCGACGCCGCGGTGTCGGCCATCGCCGGCTGGAACGCCGATCCGGCCGCTCCCCCGGTCGCCCTGGTCGCCGACGACGGCCGGCGTCTGGTCGGCTCTCCCGCCGCGGTGGCGGGTGCCGGCGGCCACCGCCGCACGGTGCTGGGCGCCGACGGCCGCCGCTACATCCTGGCCGCCGCGGTGGAGCCCGCCGGCGCTCCCGGTCCCCGGCCCTCCGTCCTGGTGCCGCTGGTGTCCGGCGGCGTGGTGGCGCTGCTGTTCAGCGGCCTGCTCGCCTGGTCGCTGTCGCGCCCGCTGCGGACGCTCAGCTGGGCGCTGCATGCCGTCGCGCGCGGCGACTTCGCCACCCGCGTCCACCATCGCATGGGCGGAAGCCGCGACGAGATCGCCGCGCTCGGCGCCGATTTCGACCGTATGGCCGACCGGCTCCAGCAGTTGGTGGAGGGGCGCCAGCGCCTGCTGCACGACATCTCGCACGAGCTGCGCTCGCCCCTGACCCGCATGCAGGCGGCCATCGGCCTGCTGCGCCAGAATCCGGCCAAGACCGCCGCCATGATCGAGCGCATCGACCGCGAGGCCGAGCGGCTGGACGCCATGGTCGGCGAGCTGCTGACGCTCGCCCGGCTGGAGGTCGGCTCTGGCGTGATCGCCCGCGAGCGCGTCGATCTGGTCGAGCTGCTGGCCGCCATCGCCGAGGATGCGACCTTCGAGGCCGAGGCCTGCGGCCGCGGCGTGCGCTTCGCCGCCGACGGCCAGTTCGTCTGCACCGTCGCGGCGGAGGTGCTGTGCCGCGCCTTCGAGAACATCATCCGCAACGCGGTGAAGTTCACCGCCGCCGGCACCGTGGTCGAGGTCGCCGTCAAGCCGCTCGCGGATGGCGGCCTCGGCGTGGAGGTGGTCGACCATGGCCCCGGAGTGCCGGCGGAGATGCTCGACAGGATCTTCGAGCCCTTCCTGCGTCTGGACGGGTCCGGGAGTGGGGCCGGAACCGCGGGCGGCTTCGGCCTGGGCCTCGCCATCGCCCGCCGCGCCATCGAATCGCATGGCGGCACGGTGCGGGCCGCCGCCTCGCCGCAGGGCGGGCTTGCGGTGACGGTCACGCTGCCGGCCGCCCTGTCGGCCGCTCCGGCCATCGCCCCGGCCGCCGCCCCGGCTGCGGGCGCTGCAGTCTGA
- the rraA gene encoding ribonuclease E activity regulator RraA, whose amino-acid sequence MTENQSFSPAAAPALVPTCDLFDRFKDDARYVLPGFHDFGAVTRFSGAVVTVKCVEDNSRVKELLATPGAGRVLVVDGAGSLRCALMGDMIAASAVKHGWAGVVIWGCVRDVAELAALPLGIKALAAIPRASTRRDQGLVDVPVELPGAAVRPGDILFADEDGIVLLTAEQAAGLK is encoded by the coding sequence ATGACCGAAAACCAGAGTTTTTCTCCAGCCGCCGCCCCGGCCCTCGTCCCGACCTGCGACCTGTTCGACCGCTTCAAGGACGACGCCCGCTATGTCCTGCCGGGCTTCCACGACTTCGGCGCCGTCACCCGCTTCTCCGGCGCGGTGGTGACCGTCAAGTGCGTCGAGGACAATTCCCGCGTCAAGGAGCTGCTGGCCACCCCCGGCGCCGGCCGCGTCCTGGTGGTCGACGGCGCCGGCAGCCTGCGCTGCGCCCTGATGGGCGACATGATCGCGGCGTCGGCGGTGAAGCACGGCTGGGCCGGCGTGGTGATCTGGGGCTGCGTCCGTGACGTGGCGGAGCTGGCGGCCCTGCCGCTCGGCATCAAGGCGCTGGCGGCGATCCCGCGCGCCTCGACCCGCCGCGACCAGGGGCTGGTGGACGTGCCGGTGGAGCTGCCGGGCGCCGCCGTCCGGCCCGGCGACATCCTGTTCGCCGACGAGGACGGCATCGTCCTCCTGACGGCGGAGCAGGCGGCCGGGCTGAAATAA
- the acnB gene encoding bifunctional aconitate hydratase 2/2-methylisocitrate dehydratase: MLEAYRQHAAERAALGIPALPLTAKQTSELIDLLKAPPAGEEAFLLDLITHRVPAGVDDAARVKAGFLAAVAKGSDSSPLISKVKATELLGTMLGGFNVQPLIDLLGDAECGTAAAEGLKKTLLVFDFFHDVKELADKGNANAKGVLQSWADAEWFTSRPEVPASMTLTVFKVSGETNTDDLSPAPDAWSRPDIPLHALAMLKNPRPGIEADEAGQRGPTKQLAELQKKGNLIAYVGDVVGTGSSRKSATNSVLWFTGEDIPFVPNKRFGGVCLGTKIAPIFFNTMEDAGALPIELDVNKMEMGDVIELRPYEGKALKNGEVIAEFTVRSEVIFDEVRAGGRIPLIIGRGLTTRAREALGLPASELFRQPAAPADSGKGYSLAQKMVGRACGLPEGKGVRPGTYCEPKMTTVGSQDTTGPMTRDELKDLACLGFSADLVMQSFCHTAAYPKLVDVKTHHELPDFISTRGGVALRPGDGVIHSWLNRLLLPDTVGTGGDSHTRFPIGISFPAGSGLVAFAAATGVMPLDMPESVLVRFKGEMQPGVTLRDLVNAIPLYAIKAGLLTVEKKGKKNIFSGRVLEIEGLPDLKVEQAFELTDASAERSAAGCTVLLNKEPIIEYMTSNVTLMKWMIANGYADARTLERRIKAMEAWIADPQLLRPDADAEYAAVIEIDLADIKEPILACPNDPDDVKTLSEVAGDTIDEVFIGSCMTNIGHFRAAGKILNGKSDIPTRLWIAPPTKMDAMMLTEEGYYATLGKAGARMEMPGCSLCMGNQAQIRKGSTAISTSTRNFPNRLGIDTRVYLSSAELAAVAALLGKIPTTEEYLAQVGVVNKAAADVYRYMNFDQIPAFQDVADKVAVPA, encoded by the coding sequence GTGCTCGAAGCCTACCGCCAGCACGCGGCCGAACGCGCCGCCCTCGGAATCCCGGCCCTGCCGCTGACCGCCAAGCAGACGTCCGAGCTGATCGACCTGCTGAAGGCGCCGCCGGCGGGGGAGGAGGCGTTCCTCCTCGACCTGATCACCCACCGCGTTCCGGCCGGCGTCGACGATGCCGCCCGCGTCAAGGCCGGCTTCCTGGCTGCCGTCGCCAAGGGCAGCGACAGCTCGCCGCTGATCTCCAAGGTCAAGGCGACCGAGTTGCTGGGCACCATGCTGGGCGGCTTCAACGTGCAGCCGCTGATCGACCTGCTGGGCGACGCCGAGTGCGGCACCGCCGCCGCGGAAGGGCTGAAGAAGACGCTGCTGGTCTTCGACTTCTTCCACGACGTCAAGGAACTGGCCGACAAGGGCAACGCCAACGCCAAGGGCGTCCTGCAGTCCTGGGCCGATGCCGAGTGGTTCACCTCGCGTCCGGAAGTCCCGGCCTCGATGACGCTGACGGTCTTCAAGGTGTCGGGGGAGACCAACACCGACGATCTGTCGCCGGCCCCGGATGCCTGGAGCCGCCCGGACATCCCGCTGCACGCGCTCGCCATGCTGAAGAACCCGCGCCCCGGCATCGAGGCCGACGAGGCGGGCCAGCGCGGCCCGACGAAGCAGCTGGCAGAGCTGCAGAAGAAGGGCAACCTGATCGCCTATGTCGGCGACGTGGTCGGCACCGGCTCCTCGCGCAAGTCGGCCACCAACTCGGTGCTGTGGTTCACCGGCGAAGACATTCCCTTCGTCCCGAACAAGCGCTTCGGCGGCGTCTGCCTCGGCACCAAGATCGCCCCGATCTTCTTCAACACCATGGAGGATGCCGGCGCGCTGCCCATCGAGTTGGACGTCAACAAGATGGAGATGGGCGACGTCATCGAGCTGCGCCCCTATGAGGGCAAGGCGCTGAAGAACGGCGAGGTCATCGCCGAATTCACCGTGCGGTCCGAGGTGATCTTTGACGAGGTGCGTGCCGGCGGCCGCATTCCGCTGATCATCGGCCGCGGCCTGACCACGCGGGCCCGCGAGGCGCTCGGCTTGCCGGCGTCGGAGCTGTTCCGCCAGCCGGCGGCCCCGGCCGACAGCGGCAAGGGCTACAGCCTCGCCCAGAAGATGGTCGGCCGCGCCTGCGGCCTGCCGGAAGGCAAGGGCGTCCGTCCGGGCACCTATTGCGAGCCGAAGATGACCACGGTCGGCAGCCAGGACACCACCGGCCCGATGACCCGCGACGAGCTGAAGGATCTGGCCTGCCTCGGTTTCTCGGCCGATCTGGTGATGCAGTCCTTCTGCCACACGGCGGCATATCCGAAGCTGGTGGACGTCAAGACCCATCACGAGCTGCCGGACTTCATCTCCACCCGCGGCGGCGTCGCGCTTCGTCCGGGCGATGGCGTCATCCATTCCTGGCTGAACCGCCTGCTGCTGCCGGACACGGTGGGCACCGGCGGCGACAGCCACACCCGCTTCCCGATCGGCATCAGCTTCCCGGCCGGCTCCGGTCTGGTCGCCTTCGCCGCCGCCACCGGCGTCATGCCGCTGGACATGCCGGAATCGGTGCTGGTCCGCTTCAAGGGCGAGATGCAGCCGGGCGTCACCCTGCGTGACCTCGTCAACGCCATCCCGCTCTACGCGATCAAGGCCGGCCTGCTGACGGTCGAGAAGAAGGGCAAGAAGAACATCTTCTCCGGCCGCGTCCTGGAGATCGAGGGGCTGCCCGACCTGAAGGTCGAGCAGGCGTTCGAGCTGACCGATGCCTCGGCCGAGCGGTCGGCGGCCGGCTGCACCGTGCTCCTGAACAAGGAGCCGATCATCGAGTACATGACCTCCAACGTCACGCTGATGAAGTGGATGATCGCCAACGGGTACGCCGACGCGCGCACCCTGGAGCGCCGCATCAAGGCGATGGAGGCCTGGATCGCCGATCCGCAGCTGCTGCGCCCGGATGCCGACGCCGAGTATGCGGCGGTGATCGAGATCGATCTGGCCGACATCAAGGAGCCGATCCTGGCCTGCCCGAACGATCCGGACGACGTGAAGACGCTGTCCGAGGTTGCCGGCGACACGATCGACGAGGTGTTCATCGGCTCCTGCATGACCAACATCGGCCATTTCCGCGCCGCCGGTAAGATCCTCAACGGCAAGTCGGACATCCCGACCCGCCTGTGGATCGCCCCGCCGACCAAGATGGACGCGATGATGCTGACCGAGGAGGGCTACTACGCCACCCTCGGCAAGGCCGGCGCCCGCATGGAGATGCCGGGCTGCTCCTTGTGCATGGGCAACCAGGCGCAGATCCGCAAGGGCTCGACCGCCATCTCGACCTCGACCCGCAACTTCCCGAACCGCCTGGGCATCGACACCCGCGTCTACCTGTCGTCGGCCGAGCTGGCCGCCGTCGCGGCGCTGCTGGGCAAGATCCCGACGACCGAGGAATATCTGGCGCAGGTCGGCGTGGTGAACAAGGCGGCTGCCGACGTCTACCGCTACATGAACTTCGACCAAATCCCGGCCTTCCAGGATGTCGCGGACAAGGTTGCCGTCCCGGCGTAA
- a CDS encoding right-handed parallel beta-helix repeat-containing protein, with protein MATTAGNSAGNSTIIVTAKGAANAHFDLLVDGRKIGEGTTDDTAKDFVFKTDIVEGQGHKVQVQYDNDGIVNGTDRNLFVDAISINGRSVLPTDDNVTYDKGALDGHDVVAGRAGLWWNGTLVVDADKSFFPTDIAAAPTVPTTPEAPAETPAETPVDGSTPSVPKPTGPGFYVAENGNDSWSGTLAAPNADGTDGPFASLQKAQTAMRSSDIDTTYIRGGDYHQNGLWLDGQDSGVTFTSYGNETAVIHGGSQASVSFGLGGARNVTIEGLTFADGVVGGHYVFADNAAGLTFANNVVKGGGYGITVQNSAESQVVGNQFDSTGAEAIFVKAGSDFTIVSDNLIKHPNAADRGDAGIWINGSSDVKVTHNQIEDSPEKAIAVGSVQTDGSDATHRVTIAYNKVIDANLDSNDGGGIYLINRQQDLTDHTVVNNEVTGTTATTPSGDVSSWGIYLDDWTSGATVKGNLVHGNIGGVFLHGGWDNTVTENVIADNSGAQIGLQQDVAWSGWQGKEMSGNDISGNIVDVRDGTAVHIYGPAGVGNLHDNFYSSLNTSETLFDAWPQVMATGAEGNLAAWQAAGYDKGSVTLDPGFVNPGAQDYSLSSDSSVYALGFDHIAVHDIGLLA; from the coding sequence ATGGCCACGACCGCAGGGAACTCCGCCGGGAACTCGACCATCATCGTGACCGCCAAGGGTGCCGCCAACGCGCATTTCGACTTGCTGGTCGACGGCAGGAAGATCGGCGAGGGCACCACGGATGACACGGCCAAGGACTTCGTCTTCAAGACGGACATCGTGGAGGGCCAGGGCCACAAGGTTCAGGTCCAGTACGACAATGACGGCATCGTGAACGGGACCGACCGCAACCTGTTCGTCGACGCGATCTCGATCAACGGCAGGTCGGTGCTGCCGACCGACGACAACGTCACCTACGACAAGGGCGCGCTCGACGGCCATGACGTCGTCGCCGGGCGGGCCGGCCTGTGGTGGAACGGTACGCTGGTGGTCGACGCCGACAAGAGCTTCTTCCCCACGGACATCGCTGCGGCCCCCACCGTGCCGACGACCCCCGAAGCGCCGGCCGAGACGCCGGCCGAGACGCCTGTGGACGGCTCCACGCCCAGCGTGCCCAAGCCGACCGGCCCGGGCTTCTACGTCGCCGAGAACGGCAACGACAGCTGGTCCGGCACGCTGGCCGCTCCCAACGCCGACGGCACCGACGGCCCCTTCGCCTCGCTGCAGAAGGCCCAGACCGCCATGCGGTCGAGCGACATCGACACGACCTACATCCGCGGCGGCGACTATCACCAGAACGGGCTGTGGCTGGACGGCCAGGATTCGGGCGTGACCTTCACCAGCTATGGCAACGAGACGGCGGTGATCCACGGCGGGTCGCAGGCGTCGGTGTCGTTCGGTCTCGGCGGCGCCAGGAACGTGACCATCGAGGGCCTGACCTTCGCCGATGGCGTCGTCGGCGGCCATTATGTCTTCGCCGACAACGCCGCTGGCCTGACCTTCGCCAACAATGTGGTGAAGGGCGGTGGCTACGGCATCACGGTGCAGAACAGCGCCGAGTCCCAGGTCGTCGGCAACCAGTTCGACAGCACCGGCGCCGAAGCCATCTTCGTGAAGGCCGGTTCCGACTTCACAATCGTCTCCGACAACCTGATCAAGCATCCCAATGCGGCCGACCGCGGCGACGCCGGCATCTGGATCAACGGCAGCTCCGACGTCAAGGTCACGCACAACCAGATCGAGGATTCTCCGGAGAAGGCCATCGCCGTCGGCTCGGTCCAGACGGATGGCAGCGACGCGACGCACCGGGTGACCATCGCCTACAACAAGGTGATCGACGCCAACCTGGACTCGAACGACGGCGGCGGCATCTACCTGATCAACCGCCAGCAGGATCTGACCGACCACACCGTCGTCAACAACGAGGTGACCGGCACCACCGCGACCACCCCCTCGGGCGACGTGTCGAGCTGGGGCATCTACCTGGACGACTGGACCAGCGGCGCCACGGTGAAGGGCAACCTCGTCCATGGCAACATCGGCGGTGTCTTCCTGCATGGCGGCTGGGACAACACAGTCACCGAGAACGTGATCGCCGACAACAGCGGCGCCCAGATCGGCCTGCAGCAGGACGTCGCCTGGAGCGGCTGGCAGGGCAAGGAGATGAGCGGCAACGACATCTCGGGCAACATCGTCGATGTCCGGGACGGCACGGCGGTCCACATCTACGGCCCGGCCGGTGTCGGCAACCTGCACGACAATTTCTACAGCAGCCTGAACACGTCCGAGACGCTGTTCGACGCTTGGCCGCAGGTGATGGCGACCGGTGCCGAAGGCAATCTGGCGGCCTGGCAGGCGGCGGGCTACGACAAGGGGTCGGTGACGCTGGATCCGGGCTTCGTCAATCCGGGAGCGCAGGATTACAGCCTGTCGTCGGACTCGTCGGTCTACGCTCTCGGCTTCGACCACATCGCCGTCCACGACATCGGCCTGCTGGCCTGA
- a CDS encoding helix-turn-helix transcriptional regulator produces the protein MLRADSALLFTPMNSQYDDGIEVIINSDEWSVKAYHDHFNKHDIWYSGSKIRKLDRPGNVVLGEELVDDEIFQKSEWFNDFLIPSGQCRLLGANLDFDHHASIPAFLNFYNKNKFDSFSEDDKKIVKFLIQHMQKAFLMRARRRETLKAKALLEGAFNADGKSYLILNTNLHIVMKNSIAIDVLCKKDGLYASSDGRLRCTRRQDGERLSKMITRVSAVAPLGHTTIGDLIFHRPSDGRAVLLQASAMENLPCQEKHILVSLTLLGADHSRVSIAALRELGLSASEARLAAIIGSGIAPIDAAAELNISEGNVRTSLKKIFAKLEINRQSELAVIVTKLANGRVPVR, from the coding sequence ATGCTTCGCGCTGACAGCGCGCTCCTGTTTACGCCTATGAATAGCCAATATGATGATGGTATAGAAGTGATCATAAATTCTGATGAATGGTCGGTAAAGGCTTATCATGATCACTTCAACAAGCACGATATATGGTATTCTGGATCAAAGATAAGAAAACTTGATCGACCTGGGAATGTGGTTCTGGGAGAAGAACTGGTTGATGATGAAATTTTCCAAAAATCAGAATGGTTTAATGATTTCCTGATTCCATCCGGACAATGCAGGTTATTGGGAGCCAATTTGGATTTTGATCACCATGCAAGCATTCCTGCATTTTTAAATTTCTACAATAAGAACAAATTTGATAGCTTCTCGGAAGATGACAAAAAGATTGTCAAATTCTTAATCCAACATATGCAAAAGGCGTTTCTTATGCGTGCGCGGCGCAGGGAAACTTTGAAAGCCAAGGCTCTCCTGGAGGGAGCCTTCAATGCAGATGGCAAGTCCTATTTGATCTTGAACACCAACCTGCACATTGTGATGAAAAACAGCATAGCAATTGATGTCCTATGCAAAAAAGATGGATTGTATGCGTCTTCGGATGGCCGGTTGCGCTGCACGAGGAGACAAGACGGAGAGCGACTGTCCAAGATGATCACCCGCGTGAGCGCCGTCGCTCCTCTTGGTCATACTACGATTGGAGACCTTATTTTCCATCGCCCCTCGGACGGAAGGGCCGTTCTTCTGCAGGCATCCGCAATGGAAAACCTGCCGTGCCAGGAAAAGCACATACTGGTCAGCTTGACCCTTCTCGGTGCGGACCATTCCCGCGTCTCCATAGCGGCATTGCGTGAACTTGGACTGTCCGCGTCCGAGGCCCGGCTTGCCGCAATCATAGGATCGGGCATTGCGCCTATCGACGCCGCAGCGGAATTGAATATCTCGGAAGGCAATGTGCGCACATCTCTCAAAAAGATCTTCGCAAAACTTGAGATCAACCGACAAAGTGAACTTGCGGTGATCGTCACAAAGCTTGCGAATGGGCGTGTCCCGGTTCGATGA
- a CDS encoding IS5 family transposase produces the protein MRGSDERSEGLFSYVSCEVRVPADHPLRPIRAIVDEALEVMSPAFEGLYSKIGRPSIPPEKLLRALLLQAFYSVRSERQLMEQLDYNLLFRWFVGLSMDAPVWDATVFTKNRERLLAGDVAAKFLATVLGQPKVKALLSDEHFSVDGTLIEAWASVKSFRPKDGSGEPPGPGRNGDRDFHGEKRSNETHASTSDPEARLYRKGNGQPAKLAFMGHALMENRHALVVNVRLTAATGLAEREAAVSMVEAIPGRHRITVGADKAYDTKDFVANMRSLGAAAHVAQNTSNRRSAIDGRTTRHPGYAVSLRIRKRIEEVFGWIKGAGLRKTRHRGTARVGWMFTLTATAYNLIRLPKLLAAA, from the coding sequence ATGCGGGGTTCGGACGAACGCAGCGAGGGTCTTTTCAGCTATGTGAGCTGCGAGGTTCGGGTTCCGGCCGATCATCCGCTGCGGCCGATCCGGGCCATTGTGGACGAAGCGCTGGAGGTGATGTCGCCGGCTTTTGAGGGGCTGTACTCGAAGATCGGGCGACCGTCGATCCCACCGGAGAAGCTGCTGCGGGCTTTGCTGCTCCAGGCCTTCTACTCGGTGCGCTCGGAACGCCAGTTGATGGAACAGCTCGACTACAACCTGCTGTTCCGCTGGTTCGTCGGCTTGTCGATGGACGCCCCGGTGTGGGACGCGACGGTCTTCACCAAGAACCGGGAGCGTCTGCTGGCCGGCGACGTGGCGGCCAAGTTCCTGGCCACCGTGCTTGGCCAGCCGAAGGTCAAGGCGCTGCTGTCGGACGAGCATTTCTCGGTGGACGGCACGCTGATCGAAGCCTGGGCGTCGGTGAAGAGCTTCCGGCCCAAGGACGGCAGCGGCGAGCCGCCGGGGCCGGGTCGCAACGGCGACCGCGACTTCCATGGTGAGAAGCGGTCCAACGAGACCCATGCGTCGACCAGCGATCCTGAGGCGCGGTTGTATCGCAAAGGCAACGGGCAGCCGGCGAAGCTGGCCTTCATGGGCCATGCATTGATGGAAAACCGTCACGCTCTGGTGGTGAATGTCCGGCTCACCGCGGCCACCGGTCTGGCTGAGCGCGAAGCGGCGGTTTCCATGGTCGAGGCCATCCCCGGCCGCCACCGCATCACGGTGGGTGCCGACAAGGCTTACGACACCAAGGATTTCGTGGCGAACATGCGCAGCCTGGGCGCCGCTGCGCATGTCGCGCAGAACACGAGCAACCGCCGCTCGGCGATCGACGGCCGGACCACCCGTCACCCCGGCTACGCCGTCAGCCTGAGAATCCGCAAACGGATCGAGGAGGTGTTCGGCTGGATCAAGGGAGCCGGCTTGCGCAAAACGCGTCATCGCGGCACCGCCCGCGTCGGTTGGATGTTCACACTGACCGCCACCGCCTACAACCTGATCCGCCTGCCCAAGCTGCTGGCGGCGGCATAA